In Cryptomeria japonica chromosome 10, Sugi_1.0, whole genome shotgun sequence, a genomic segment contains:
- the LOC131079193 gene encoding probable E3 ubiquitin-protein ligase ARI8, whose translation MDGKDDLHHNQGEDEKYTFDKYFCDSDELEDENQVTDFFEQEHHEKKINIYTVVKEEDICQRQEEGMASVCSILSISRDEAVILLLHFGWDFQRVIDEWLVKEEDIRRDLGLFKTRVSEVDPNSVMECGVCGDSFSINGMRGGTCGHYFCIGCWLNWIQEIIDQAGARCLRLKCLEPFCKCSLGQEMVLSLLVSCEERYLKMYRQYLVRSYVESKKTIKWCPAPGCEYVVEVGNHGSGSGSYEVTCECCYEFCWNCLEEAHGPVDCEIAKKSMLENNDFGKTKPCPKCNSAIEKGGGCRHMTCVFPCCFEFCLFCLGSWFDHDAHYACDWYYDS comes from the coding sequence ATGGATGGCAAAGACGATCTTCATCATAACCAGGGAGAAGATGAAAAATATACTTTTGATAAATATTTTTGTGATAGTGATGAACTTGAAGATGAAAACCAGGTAACTGATTTCTTTGAGCAGGAGCATCATGAGAAGAAGATAAACATATATACTGTTGTGAAGGAGGAAGATATATGCCAGCGCCAAGAAGAGGGAATGGCAAGTGTTTGCTCCATCCTATCCATCTCTAGAGATGAGGCTGTTATTCTTTTGCTTCACTTTGGGTGGGATTTCCAGAGGGTGATTGATGAGTGGCTTGTGAAGGAGGAGGACATAAGAAGAGATTTAGGGCTATTCAAAACTAGGGTTTCAGAGGTTGATCCAAATTCAGTGATGGAATGTGGTGTTTGCGGTGATAGTTTTAGCATCAATGGAATGAGAGGAGGCACTTGTGGGCATTATTTTTGTATTGGGTGTTGGCTAAACTGGATTCAAGAAATAATAGATCAAGCAGGAGCAAGATGTCTCAGACTGAAATGCCTTGAACCATTTTGTAAATGTTCTCTAGGTCAAGAAATGGTGCTTTCTTTATTGGTTTCTTGTGAGGAACGTTATCTAAAAATGTACAGACAGTACCTTGTTAGGTCGTATGTTGAAAGCAAGAAAACAATCAAATGGTGTCCAGCCCCTGGTTGTGAGTATGTTGTTGAAGTGGGTAATCATGGAAGTGGGTCAGGGTCATATGAGGTTACTTGTGAATGCTGTTATGAGTTTTGTTGGAACTGTTTAGAGGAAGCTCATGGTCCAGTAGATTGTGAGATTGCAAAAAAGAGTATGTTGGAGAACAATGATTTTGGGAAAACAAAGCCTTGCCCCAAGTGTAATTCTGCCATTGAGAAAGGTGGAGGTTGCAGGCATATGACTTGTGTATTTCCATGTTGCTTTGAGTTTTGCTTGTTTTGCCTTGGCAGTTGGTTCGACCATGATGCTCATTATGCCTGTGATTGGTATTATGATAGTTAA